A single genomic interval of Chrysemys picta bellii isolate R12L10 chromosome 8, ASM1138683v2, whole genome shotgun sequence harbors:
- the PCDH1 gene encoding protocadherin-1 isoform X5 yields the protein MGVPGPEGRGASVVLTGISCPPFVPPLAEPACSEESPELRAEAPVQCRMTWLAACLGLWLFLQLPTLGAGTRVVYKVQEEQPPNTLIGSLAADYGFPDVGHLYKLEVGAPYLRVDGKTGDIYTTETSIDRESLRECQSQFPGELCFLEFEVSITDLMMNSSPRLLEGQIEVLDINDNTPNFASPVITLAIPENTNIGALFPIPPAMDRDAGANGVASYELLAGPEAQELFGLQVAEDQDEKQPQLIVMGNLDREQWDSYDLTIKVQDGGSPPRASSALLRITILDMNDNTPKFEKALYEAELSENSPVGHSVLQVKANDSDQGANAEIDYSFHQPTDMVRRLLRLDRTTGLITVQGPIDREDVNILKFSVLAKDKGANPKSARTQVVVTIKDMNDNAPSIEIRGIGLVTHQDGMANISEDVPVETAVALVQVSDRDEGENAVVTCVVAGDVPFQLRQASETGSDSKKKYFLQTTTPLDYEAVKEYTIEIVAVDSGNPPLSSTNSLKVQVVDVNDNAPVFSQSLTEVAFPENNAPDDLVVEVSASDADSGSNAKLVYSLVMDPSSKGFFSIDPDSGEIRVKTVLDREQRERYEFLVVAADKGSPSLKGTASVAINVMDRNDNDPKFMLSSYNFSVMENMPPLSPVGMVTVIDADKGDNARIQLSVEQDNGDFVIQNGTGTILSSISFDREQQSTYTFRLKAVDGGDPPRSAYVGVTINVLDENDNAPFITSPSNASYKHILPHTSPGQQVSKVKAEDIDSGVNAELTYSITGGNPFELFQISPQSGDITLEKEILRKHHGLHRLVVRVNDRGKPSRHGTALVHFYVNETLANRTLLETLLGHSLDTPLDIDIAGDPEYERSKQRSNILFGVIAGIVAVTLVIVLVVLVRYCRQREAKSGYQAGKKETKDLYAPNQGNKSSKSKSKVKKSKSPKPPKPADDEEETGLQKSLKFNLMNDSVSDSPRIHLPLNYPPGSPDLGRHYRSNSPLPSIQLQPQSPSASKKHQVVQDLPATNTFVGTGDNNSTGSEQYSDYSYRTNPQKYTNKQLPHRRVTFSAANQAQDLQDPSQHSYYDSGLEESETPSSKSSSGPRIGPLALPEDHYERTTPDGSIGEMEHPENGGCLSGRCFSQTQVTGPSTGMNG from the exons ATGGGTGTGCCTGGACCTGAGGGAAGGGGAGCTAGTGTTGTTCTCACAGgcatctcctgcccccccttcgtCCCTCCCCTTGCAGAGCCTGCCTGTTcagaggagagcccagagctTAGAGCTGAAG CCCCTGTCCAGTGCAGGATGACGTGGCTGGCAGCCTGCCTGGGCCTGtggctcttcctgcagctccccacctTGGGCGCTGGGACACGCGTGGTCTACAAAGTGCAGGAGGAACAGCCGCCCAACACACTCAttgggagcttggctgccgacTACGGCTTTCCTGATGTGGGGCACCTCTATAAACTGGAAGTGGGGGCTCCCTACCTGCGTGTGGATGGCAAGACAGGGGACATTTACACCACGGAGACCTCCATCGACCGGGAGAGCCTGCGGGAGTGCCAGAGCCAGTTCCCAGGGGAACTCTGCTTCCTGGAGTTCGAGGTGTCAATCACGGACCTGATGATGAACAGCAGCCCGCGCCTGCTGGAAGGGCAGATTGAGGTGCTGGACATCAATGACAACACGCCCAACTTCGCCTCGCCCGTCATCACACTGGCCATTCCCGAGAACACCAACATTGGGGCACTCTTCCCAATCCCCCCAGCCATGGACCGTGACGCAGGCGCCAACGGGGTTGCCTCCtatgagctcctggctgggcccGAGGCGCAGGAGCTCTTCGGCCTGCAGGTGGCTGAGGATCAGGATGAGAAGCAGCCGCAGCTGATTGTCATGGGGAACTTGGACCGGGAGCAGTGGGACTCCTATGACCTGACCATCAAGGTGCAGGATGGAGGCAGCCCACCGCGGGCGAGCAGCGCCCTGCTGCGTATCACCATCCTGGACATGAATGACAACACCCCCAAGTTCGAGAAGGCCCTGTATGAGGCGGAGCTCTCAGAGAACAGCCCCGTCGGGCactccgtcctccag GTGAAAGCCAACGACTCGGATCAGGGTGCCAATGCCGAGATTGACTACTCATTCCACCAGCCTACAGACATGGTGCGTCGCCTGCTGCGCCTGGACAGGACCACGGGCCTCATCACTGTGCAGGGGCCCATTGACCGGGAGGACGTCAATATCCTCAAGTTCTCTGTCCTGGCCAAGGACAAGGGGGCCAATCCCAAGAGTGCCCGCACCCAGGTGGTGGTGACCATCAAGGACATGAATGACAACGCCCCCTCCATTGAAATCCGGGGTATTGGCCTCGTCACCCATCAGGACGGCATGGCCAACATCTCCGAGGACGTGCCCGTGGAGACGGCCGTGGCTCTGGTACAGGTGTCTGACCGGGATGAGGGTGAGAACGCTGTGGTCACCTGTGTGGTTGCTGGCGATGTCCCGTTCCAGCTGAGACAGGCCAGCGAGACGGGCAGTGACAGCAAGAAGAAGTACTTCTTGCAGACCACCACGCCGTTGGACTACGAGGCGGTGAAGGAGTACACCATCGAGATCGTGGCTGTGGATTCGGGGAACCCACCCCTCTCCAGTACCAACTCCCTCAAGGTGCAGGTGGTGGATGTGAACGACAACGCCCCAGTCTTCAGCCAAAGCCTCACTGAGGTGGCCTTCCCCGAGAACAATGCCCCTGATGACCTGGTGGTGGAGGTGAGTGCCAGTGACGCTGACAGTGGCTCCAATGCCAAGCTGGTTTACTCCCTGGTCATGGACCCCTCCTCCAAGGGCTTCTTCTCCATCGACCCTGACTCAGGCGAGATCCGAGTGAAGACGGTGCTGGACCGGGAGCAGAGGGAACGCTATGAGTTCCTGGTGGTGGCAGCTGACAAGGGCAGCCCCAGTCTCAAGGGCACGGCATCTGTGGCCATCAATGTCATGGACAGGAATGACAACGACCCCAAGTTTATGCTGAGCAGCTACAACTTCTCAGTGATGGAGAACATGCCTCCCCTGAGCCCGGTGGGCATGGTGACAGTGATTGACGCTGACAAGGGCGACAACGCCCGAATCCAGCTGTCAGTGGAGCAGGACAACGGGGACTTTGTCATCCAGAATGGCACTGGCACCATACTCTCCAGCATCTCCTTTGACCGGGAGCAGCAGAGCACGTACACCTTTCGGCTCAAAGCTGTGGATGGAGGGGACCCTCCCAGATCCGCCTATGTGGGGGTGACCATCAACGTGCTGGACGAGAATGACAATGCCCCTTTCATCACCTCCCCTTCCAATGCCTCTTACAAGCACATCCTGCCCCACACCAGCCCCGGGCAACAGGTCAGCAAGGTCAAAGCTGAGGACATTGACTCGGGGGTCAATGCAGAGCTGACCTACAGCATTACGGGGGGCAACCCCTTCGAGCTGTTCCAGATCTCACCGCAGAGCGGGGACATCACGCTGGAGAAGGAGATCCTGCGTAAGCACCATGGCCTGCACCGCCTGGTGGTGCGTGTCAACGACAGGGGCAAGCCCTCGCGCCATGGCACCGCGCTGGTGCACTTCTACGTCAATGAGACCCTGGCCAACCGCACGCTGCTGGAGACCCTGCTGGGACACAGCTTGGACACGCCGCTGGACATCGACATTGCTGGCGACCCCGAGTACGAGCGCAGCAAGCAGCGCAGCAACATCCTCTTTGGCGTCATTGCTGGCATCGTGGCCGTCACCCTGGTTATTGTGCTGGTGGTGCTGGTGCGCTACTGCCGGCAGAGGGAGGCCAAGAGCGGCTACCAGGCGGGCAAGAAGGAGACCAAGGACCTGTACGCCCCCAATCAGGGCAACAAGAGCAGCAAGAGTAAGAGCAAAGTGAAGAAGAGCAAGTCCCCTAAGCCGCCCAAACCGGCCGATGACGAGGAGGAGACTGGGCTGCAGAAGTCCCTCAAGTTCAACCTCATGAACGACTCCGTCAGTGACAGCCCCCGCATCCACCTGCCTCTCAACTACCCGCCTGGGAGCCCGGATCTGGGACGCCACTACCGCTCCAACTCCCCACTGCCCTCCATCCAGTTGCAGCCCCAGTCGCCCTCTGCCTCTAAGAAGCACCAGGTGGTGCAGGACCTGCCTGCCACTAACACCTTTGTGGGCACTGGGGACAACAACTCGACAGGCTCCGAGCAGTACTCTGACTACAGCTACCGCACCAACCCCCAGAAATACACCAACAAGCAG
- the PCDH1 gene encoding protocadherin-1 isoform X7, with protein sequence MGVPGPEGRGASVVLTGISCPPFVPPLAEPACSEESPELRAEAPVQCRMTWLAACLGLWLFLQLPTLGAGTRVVYKVQEEQPPNTLIGSLAADYGFPDVGHLYKLEVGAPYLRVDGKTGDIYTTETSIDRESLRECQSQFPGELCFLEFEVSITDLMMNSSPRLLEGQIEVLDINDNTPNFASPVITLAIPENTNIGALFPIPPAMDRDAGANGVASYELLAGPEAQELFGLQVAEDQDEKQPQLIVMGNLDREQWDSYDLTIKVQDGGSPPRASSALLRITILDMNDNTPKFEKALYEAELSENSPVGHSVLQVKANDSDQGANAEIDYSFHQPTDMVRRLLRLDRTTGLITVQGPIDREDVNILKFSVLAKDKGANPKSARTQVVVTIKDMNDNAPSIEIRGIGLVTHQDGMANISEDVPVETAVALVQVSDRDEGENAVVTCVVAGDVPFQLRQASETGSDSKKKYFLQTTTPLDYEAVKEYTIEIVAVDSGNPPLSSTNSLKVQVVDVNDNAPVFSQSLTEVAFPENNAPDDLVVEVSASDADSGSNAKLVYSLVMDPSSKGFFSIDPDSGEIRVKTVLDREQRERYEFLVVAADKGSPSLKGTASVAINVMDRNDNDPKFMLSSYNFSVMENMPPLSPVGMVTVIDADKGDNARIQLSVEQDNGDFVIQNGTGTILSSISFDREQQSTYTFRLKAVDGGDPPRSAYVGVTINVLDENDNAPFITSPSNASYKHILPHTSPGQQVSKVKAEDIDSGVNAELTYSITGGNPFELFQISPQSGDITLEKEILRKHHGLHRLVVRVNDRGKPSRHGTALVHFYVNETLANRTLLETLLGHSLDTPLDIDIAGDPEYERSKQRSNILFGVIAGIVAVTLVIVLVVLVRYCRQREAKSGYQAGKKETKDLYAPNQGNKSSKSKSKVKKSKSPKPPKPADDEEETGLQKSLKFNLMNDSVSDSPRIHLPLNYPPGSPDLGRHYRSNSPLPSIQLQPQSPSASKKHQVVQDLPATNTFVGTGDNNSTGSEQYSDYSYRTNPQKYTNKQLPHRRVTFSAANQAQDLQDPSQHSYYDSGLEESETPSSKSSSGPRIGPLALPEDHYERTTPDGSIGEMEHPENDPEEQLG encoded by the exons ATGGGTGTGCCTGGACCTGAGGGAAGGGGAGCTAGTGTTGTTCTCACAGgcatctcctgcccccccttcgtCCCTCCCCTTGCAGAGCCTGCCTGTTcagaggagagcccagagctTAGAGCTGAAG CCCCTGTCCAGTGCAGGATGACGTGGCTGGCAGCCTGCCTGGGCCTGtggctcttcctgcagctccccacctTGGGCGCTGGGACACGCGTGGTCTACAAAGTGCAGGAGGAACAGCCGCCCAACACACTCAttgggagcttggctgccgacTACGGCTTTCCTGATGTGGGGCACCTCTATAAACTGGAAGTGGGGGCTCCCTACCTGCGTGTGGATGGCAAGACAGGGGACATTTACACCACGGAGACCTCCATCGACCGGGAGAGCCTGCGGGAGTGCCAGAGCCAGTTCCCAGGGGAACTCTGCTTCCTGGAGTTCGAGGTGTCAATCACGGACCTGATGATGAACAGCAGCCCGCGCCTGCTGGAAGGGCAGATTGAGGTGCTGGACATCAATGACAACACGCCCAACTTCGCCTCGCCCGTCATCACACTGGCCATTCCCGAGAACACCAACATTGGGGCACTCTTCCCAATCCCCCCAGCCATGGACCGTGACGCAGGCGCCAACGGGGTTGCCTCCtatgagctcctggctgggcccGAGGCGCAGGAGCTCTTCGGCCTGCAGGTGGCTGAGGATCAGGATGAGAAGCAGCCGCAGCTGATTGTCATGGGGAACTTGGACCGGGAGCAGTGGGACTCCTATGACCTGACCATCAAGGTGCAGGATGGAGGCAGCCCACCGCGGGCGAGCAGCGCCCTGCTGCGTATCACCATCCTGGACATGAATGACAACACCCCCAAGTTCGAGAAGGCCCTGTATGAGGCGGAGCTCTCAGAGAACAGCCCCGTCGGGCactccgtcctccag GTGAAAGCCAACGACTCGGATCAGGGTGCCAATGCCGAGATTGACTACTCATTCCACCAGCCTACAGACATGGTGCGTCGCCTGCTGCGCCTGGACAGGACCACGGGCCTCATCACTGTGCAGGGGCCCATTGACCGGGAGGACGTCAATATCCTCAAGTTCTCTGTCCTGGCCAAGGACAAGGGGGCCAATCCCAAGAGTGCCCGCACCCAGGTGGTGGTGACCATCAAGGACATGAATGACAACGCCCCCTCCATTGAAATCCGGGGTATTGGCCTCGTCACCCATCAGGACGGCATGGCCAACATCTCCGAGGACGTGCCCGTGGAGACGGCCGTGGCTCTGGTACAGGTGTCTGACCGGGATGAGGGTGAGAACGCTGTGGTCACCTGTGTGGTTGCTGGCGATGTCCCGTTCCAGCTGAGACAGGCCAGCGAGACGGGCAGTGACAGCAAGAAGAAGTACTTCTTGCAGACCACCACGCCGTTGGACTACGAGGCGGTGAAGGAGTACACCATCGAGATCGTGGCTGTGGATTCGGGGAACCCACCCCTCTCCAGTACCAACTCCCTCAAGGTGCAGGTGGTGGATGTGAACGACAACGCCCCAGTCTTCAGCCAAAGCCTCACTGAGGTGGCCTTCCCCGAGAACAATGCCCCTGATGACCTGGTGGTGGAGGTGAGTGCCAGTGACGCTGACAGTGGCTCCAATGCCAAGCTGGTTTACTCCCTGGTCATGGACCCCTCCTCCAAGGGCTTCTTCTCCATCGACCCTGACTCAGGCGAGATCCGAGTGAAGACGGTGCTGGACCGGGAGCAGAGGGAACGCTATGAGTTCCTGGTGGTGGCAGCTGACAAGGGCAGCCCCAGTCTCAAGGGCACGGCATCTGTGGCCATCAATGTCATGGACAGGAATGACAACGACCCCAAGTTTATGCTGAGCAGCTACAACTTCTCAGTGATGGAGAACATGCCTCCCCTGAGCCCGGTGGGCATGGTGACAGTGATTGACGCTGACAAGGGCGACAACGCCCGAATCCAGCTGTCAGTGGAGCAGGACAACGGGGACTTTGTCATCCAGAATGGCACTGGCACCATACTCTCCAGCATCTCCTTTGACCGGGAGCAGCAGAGCACGTACACCTTTCGGCTCAAAGCTGTGGATGGAGGGGACCCTCCCAGATCCGCCTATGTGGGGGTGACCATCAACGTGCTGGACGAGAATGACAATGCCCCTTTCATCACCTCCCCTTCCAATGCCTCTTACAAGCACATCCTGCCCCACACCAGCCCCGGGCAACAGGTCAGCAAGGTCAAAGCTGAGGACATTGACTCGGGGGTCAATGCAGAGCTGACCTACAGCATTACGGGGGGCAACCCCTTCGAGCTGTTCCAGATCTCACCGCAGAGCGGGGACATCACGCTGGAGAAGGAGATCCTGCGTAAGCACCATGGCCTGCACCGCCTGGTGGTGCGTGTCAACGACAGGGGCAAGCCCTCGCGCCATGGCACCGCGCTGGTGCACTTCTACGTCAATGAGACCCTGGCCAACCGCACGCTGCTGGAGACCCTGCTGGGACACAGCTTGGACACGCCGCTGGACATCGACATTGCTGGCGACCCCGAGTACGAGCGCAGCAAGCAGCGCAGCAACATCCTCTTTGGCGTCATTGCTGGCATCGTGGCCGTCACCCTGGTTATTGTGCTGGTGGTGCTGGTGCGCTACTGCCGGCAGAGGGAGGCCAAGAGCGGCTACCAGGCGGGCAAGAAGGAGACCAAGGACCTGTACGCCCCCAATCAGGGCAACAAGAGCAGCAAGAGTAAGAGCAAAGTGAAGAAGAGCAAGTCCCCTAAGCCGCCCAAACCGGCCGATGACGAGGAGGAGACTGGGCTGCAGAAGTCCCTCAAGTTCAACCTCATGAACGACTCCGTCAGTGACAGCCCCCGCATCCACCTGCCTCTCAACTACCCGCCTGGGAGCCCGGATCTGGGACGCCACTACCGCTCCAACTCCCCACTGCCCTCCATCCAGTTGCAGCCCCAGTCGCCCTCTGCCTCTAAGAAGCACCAGGTGGTGCAGGACCTGCCTGCCACTAACACCTTTGTGGGCACTGGGGACAACAACTCGACAGGCTCCGAGCAGTACTCTGACTACAGCTACCGCACCAACCCCCAGAAATACACCAACAAGCAG
- the PCDH1 gene encoding protocadherin-1 isoform X9, producing the protein MGVPGPEGRGASVVLTGISCPPFVPPLAEPACSEESPELRAEAPVQCRMTWLAACLGLWLFLQLPTLGAGTRVVYKVQEEQPPNTLIGSLAADYGFPDVGHLYKLEVGAPYLRVDGKTGDIYTTETSIDRESLRECQSQFPGELCFLEFEVSITDLMMNSSPRLLEGQIEVLDINDNTPNFASPVITLAIPENTNIGALFPIPPAMDRDAGANGVASYELLAGPEAQELFGLQVAEDQDEKQPQLIVMGNLDREQWDSYDLTIKVQDGGSPPRASSALLRITILDMNDNTPKFEKALYEAELSENSPVGHSVLQVKANDSDQGANAEIDYSFHQPTDMVRRLLRLDRTTGLITVQGPIDREDVNILKFSVLAKDKGANPKSARTQVVVTIKDMNDNAPSIEIRGIGLVTHQDGMANISEDVPVETAVALVQVSDRDEGENAVVTCVVAGDVPFQLRQASETGSDSKKKYFLQTTTPLDYEAVKEYTIEIVAVDSGNPPLSSTNSLKVQVVDVNDNAPVFSQSLTEVAFPENNAPDDLVVEVSASDADSGSNAKLVYSLVMDPSSKGFFSIDPDSGEIRVKTVLDREQRERYEFLVVAADKGSPSLKGTASVAINVMDRNDNDPKFMLSSYNFSVMENMPPLSPVGMVTVIDADKGDNARIQLSVEQDNGDFVIQNGTGTILSSISFDREQQSTYTFRLKAVDGGDPPRSAYVGVTINVLDENDNAPFITSPSNASYKHILPHTSPGQQVSKVKAEDIDSGVNAELTYSITGGNPFELFQISPQSGDITLEKEILRKHHGLHRLVVRVNDRGKPSRHGTALVHFYVNETLANRTLLETLLGHSLDTPLDIDIAGDPEYERSKQRSNILFGVIAGIVAVTLVIVLVVLVRYCRQREAKSGYQAGKKETKDLYAPNQGNKSSKSKSKVKKSKSPKPPKPADDEEETGLQKSLKFNLMNDSVSDSPRIHLPLNYPPGSPDLGRHYRSNSPLPSIQLQPQSPSASKKHQVVQDLPATNTFVGTGDNNSTGSEQYSDYSYRTNPQKYTNKQAASLHQLGRNQHPHLGQRHLTSGCHDPFLSASQNQEDWRFHQQG; encoded by the exons ATGGGTGTGCCTGGACCTGAGGGAAGGGGAGCTAGTGTTGTTCTCACAGgcatctcctgcccccccttcgtCCCTCCCCTTGCAGAGCCTGCCTGTTcagaggagagcccagagctTAGAGCTGAAG CCCCTGTCCAGTGCAGGATGACGTGGCTGGCAGCCTGCCTGGGCCTGtggctcttcctgcagctccccacctTGGGCGCTGGGACACGCGTGGTCTACAAAGTGCAGGAGGAACAGCCGCCCAACACACTCAttgggagcttggctgccgacTACGGCTTTCCTGATGTGGGGCACCTCTATAAACTGGAAGTGGGGGCTCCCTACCTGCGTGTGGATGGCAAGACAGGGGACATTTACACCACGGAGACCTCCATCGACCGGGAGAGCCTGCGGGAGTGCCAGAGCCAGTTCCCAGGGGAACTCTGCTTCCTGGAGTTCGAGGTGTCAATCACGGACCTGATGATGAACAGCAGCCCGCGCCTGCTGGAAGGGCAGATTGAGGTGCTGGACATCAATGACAACACGCCCAACTTCGCCTCGCCCGTCATCACACTGGCCATTCCCGAGAACACCAACATTGGGGCACTCTTCCCAATCCCCCCAGCCATGGACCGTGACGCAGGCGCCAACGGGGTTGCCTCCtatgagctcctggctgggcccGAGGCGCAGGAGCTCTTCGGCCTGCAGGTGGCTGAGGATCAGGATGAGAAGCAGCCGCAGCTGATTGTCATGGGGAACTTGGACCGGGAGCAGTGGGACTCCTATGACCTGACCATCAAGGTGCAGGATGGAGGCAGCCCACCGCGGGCGAGCAGCGCCCTGCTGCGTATCACCATCCTGGACATGAATGACAACACCCCCAAGTTCGAGAAGGCCCTGTATGAGGCGGAGCTCTCAGAGAACAGCCCCGTCGGGCactccgtcctccag GTGAAAGCCAACGACTCGGATCAGGGTGCCAATGCCGAGATTGACTACTCATTCCACCAGCCTACAGACATGGTGCGTCGCCTGCTGCGCCTGGACAGGACCACGGGCCTCATCACTGTGCAGGGGCCCATTGACCGGGAGGACGTCAATATCCTCAAGTTCTCTGTCCTGGCCAAGGACAAGGGGGCCAATCCCAAGAGTGCCCGCACCCAGGTGGTGGTGACCATCAAGGACATGAATGACAACGCCCCCTCCATTGAAATCCGGGGTATTGGCCTCGTCACCCATCAGGACGGCATGGCCAACATCTCCGAGGACGTGCCCGTGGAGACGGCCGTGGCTCTGGTACAGGTGTCTGACCGGGATGAGGGTGAGAACGCTGTGGTCACCTGTGTGGTTGCTGGCGATGTCCCGTTCCAGCTGAGACAGGCCAGCGAGACGGGCAGTGACAGCAAGAAGAAGTACTTCTTGCAGACCACCACGCCGTTGGACTACGAGGCGGTGAAGGAGTACACCATCGAGATCGTGGCTGTGGATTCGGGGAACCCACCCCTCTCCAGTACCAACTCCCTCAAGGTGCAGGTGGTGGATGTGAACGACAACGCCCCAGTCTTCAGCCAAAGCCTCACTGAGGTGGCCTTCCCCGAGAACAATGCCCCTGATGACCTGGTGGTGGAGGTGAGTGCCAGTGACGCTGACAGTGGCTCCAATGCCAAGCTGGTTTACTCCCTGGTCATGGACCCCTCCTCCAAGGGCTTCTTCTCCATCGACCCTGACTCAGGCGAGATCCGAGTGAAGACGGTGCTGGACCGGGAGCAGAGGGAACGCTATGAGTTCCTGGTGGTGGCAGCTGACAAGGGCAGCCCCAGTCTCAAGGGCACGGCATCTGTGGCCATCAATGTCATGGACAGGAATGACAACGACCCCAAGTTTATGCTGAGCAGCTACAACTTCTCAGTGATGGAGAACATGCCTCCCCTGAGCCCGGTGGGCATGGTGACAGTGATTGACGCTGACAAGGGCGACAACGCCCGAATCCAGCTGTCAGTGGAGCAGGACAACGGGGACTTTGTCATCCAGAATGGCACTGGCACCATACTCTCCAGCATCTCCTTTGACCGGGAGCAGCAGAGCACGTACACCTTTCGGCTCAAAGCTGTGGATGGAGGGGACCCTCCCAGATCCGCCTATGTGGGGGTGACCATCAACGTGCTGGACGAGAATGACAATGCCCCTTTCATCACCTCCCCTTCCAATGCCTCTTACAAGCACATCCTGCCCCACACCAGCCCCGGGCAACAGGTCAGCAAGGTCAAAGCTGAGGACATTGACTCGGGGGTCAATGCAGAGCTGACCTACAGCATTACGGGGGGCAACCCCTTCGAGCTGTTCCAGATCTCACCGCAGAGCGGGGACATCACGCTGGAGAAGGAGATCCTGCGTAAGCACCATGGCCTGCACCGCCTGGTGGTGCGTGTCAACGACAGGGGCAAGCCCTCGCGCCATGGCACCGCGCTGGTGCACTTCTACGTCAATGAGACCCTGGCCAACCGCACGCTGCTGGAGACCCTGCTGGGACACAGCTTGGACACGCCGCTGGACATCGACATTGCTGGCGACCCCGAGTACGAGCGCAGCAAGCAGCGCAGCAACATCCTCTTTGGCGTCATTGCTGGCATCGTGGCCGTCACCCTGGTTATTGTGCTGGTGGTGCTGGTGCGCTACTGCCGGCAGAGGGAGGCCAAGAGCGGCTACCAGGCGGGCAAGAAGGAGACCAAGGACCTGTACGCCCCCAATCAGGGCAACAAGAGCAGCAAGAGTAAGAGCAAAGTGAAGAAGAGCAAGTCCCCTAAGCCGCCCAAACCGGCCGATGACGAGGAGGAGACTGGGCTGCAGAAGTCCCTCAAGTTCAACCTCATGAACGACTCCGTCAGTGACAGCCCCCGCATCCACCTGCCTCTCAACTACCCGCCTGGGAGCCCGGATCTGGGACGCCACTACCGCTCCAACTCCCCACTGCCCTCCATCCAGTTGCAGCCCCAGTCGCCCTCTGCCTCTAAGAAGCACCAGGTGGTGCAGGACCTGCCTGCCACTAACACCTTTGTGGGCACTGGGGACAACAACTCGACAGGCTCCGAGCAGTACTCTGACTACAGCTACCGCACCAACCCCCAGAAATACACCAACAAGCAG